In Candidatus Nitrosotenuis cloacae, the following proteins share a genomic window:
- a CDS encoding V-type ATP synthase subunit B, whose amino-acid sequence MSSQGGVQYSKIAEIKGPLVIVDGVESVAFDELVEIQTAEGKRLGKVLEVGNGKAIVQVFEGTTGLSISGTSAKFAGKVMEMPVSEQVLGRVFDGLGRPIDGLPDPIAEKFIDINGEPMNPEQREYPRDFIQTGVSVIDGMLTLVRGQKLPIFSGSGMSHNILAAQVARQAAVVGTTDEFAVVFAAIGVQYSEAEYFRRSLEESGALKRSVLFLNLADDPAIERIITPRVALTVAEYLAYDLGIHVLVILTDMTNYAEALREISAAREEVPGRKGYPGYLYTDLSTIYERAGRLRGKKGSVTQMPILTMPSDDITHPIPDLTGYITEGQIVLGRDLFRQGVYPPVNILMSLSRIMKDGIGEGRTRADHQEISNQNYDAYSRAQEVRALAGIVGKAGLTGVDLKYLEVGDDFEKEFLTQGVDENRTIEETLSLQWKVASLLPKNELTKVKDKFIDQYYKER is encoded by the coding sequence ATGAGCTCGCAGGGCGGAGTCCAGTACAGCAAAATTGCGGAGATCAAAGGACCGCTTGTCATAGTTGACGGAGTAGAATCAGTTGCATTTGACGAACTAGTTGAAATCCAGACTGCAGAGGGAAAAAGACTCGGCAAGGTACTGGAGGTAGGAAACGGAAAGGCAATCGTCCAGGTGTTCGAGGGAACTACGGGACTTTCCATATCTGGAACAAGCGCCAAGTTCGCAGGCAAGGTCATGGAGATGCCAGTATCAGAGCAGGTACTCGGAAGAGTATTTGACGGACTGGGAAGACCAATTGACGGACTGCCGGATCCGATCGCGGAAAAATTCATCGACATCAACGGAGAGCCGATGAACCCGGAGCAGAGGGAATACCCAAGGGATTTCATTCAGACAGGAGTTTCAGTAATCGACGGAATGTTGACGCTTGTCAGGGGACAAAAGCTTCCAATCTTTTCAGGCTCTGGCATGTCGCACAACATCCTTGCAGCGCAGGTGGCAAGGCAGGCGGCAGTGGTCGGAACTACCGACGAGTTCGCAGTGGTCTTTGCGGCAATCGGCGTGCAGTATTCAGAGGCGGAATATTTCAGAAGAAGCCTTGAGGAGTCGGGCGCGCTAAAACGCAGCGTGCTGTTTTTGAATTTGGCAGACGATCCGGCAATCGAGAGAATCATCACCCCAAGGGTCGCACTCACAGTGGCAGAGTACCTTGCGTATGACCTGGGCATTCACGTGCTTGTAATACTTACTGACATGACAAACTATGCGGAGGCACTCAGGGAGATCAGCGCCGCAAGAGAGGAGGTGCCTGGAAGGAAGGGATATCCTGGATACCTGTACACCGACCTGTCCACCATATACGAAAGAGCAGGAAGGCTGAGGGGCAAGAAGGGCAGCGTAACGCAGATGCCGATTCTGACAATGCCGTCAGACGACATCACGCATCCGATTCCGGATCTGACAGGCTACATCACAGAAGGGCAGATAGTATTGGGGCGTGACCTGTTCAGACAGGGAGTGTACCCGCCGGTAAACATCCTCATGAGCCTCTCAAGAATCATGAAGGACGGAATCGGCGAGGGAAGGACGAGGGCGGACCACCAGGAGATATCAAATCAGAATTACGACGCTTATTCCAGGGCACAAGAGGTGAGGGCGCTTGCAGGAATCGTAGGCAAGGCAGGACTCACAGGAGTGGACCTCAAATACCTGGAGGTGGGAGACGACTTTGAAAAAGAGTTCCTCACGCAGGGCGTGGACGAGAACAGGACCATCGAGGAGACGCTGTCCCTGCAGTGGAAGGTCGCATCACTATTACCAAAGAACGAGCTAACCAAAGTCAAAGACAAGTTTATCGACCAATACTATAAGGAAAGATAG